Proteins from one Falco cherrug isolate bFalChe1 chromosome 7, bFalChe1.pri, whole genome shotgun sequence genomic window:
- the ISCA2 gene encoding iron-sulfur cluster assembly 2 homolog, mitochondrial yields MAAPGALGRRWLLALGGRTSWCPAPLCRRRELPRSPPAPACAVGRPLRWASSFSQPGPTESDPSEGQVFLSESCVKRLLEIIEGSEFLRLQVEGGGCSGFQYKFSLDTVINPDDRVFEQGGARVVVDVDSLAFVKGSMVDYSQELIRSSFQVVSNPQAEKGCSCGTSFSVKF; encoded by the exons ATGGCGGCGCCGGGGGCGCTAGGGCGCCGGTGGCTGCTAGCGCTGGGAGGCCGGACGAG CTGGTGTCCTGCTCCGCTGTGCCGAAGGCGAGAGCTACCGAGGTCCCCGCCGGCTCCTGCGTGTGCAGTTGGCCGCCCGCTGCGGTGGGCGTCATCCTTCTCCCAGCCGGGCCCGACGGAGAGTGACCCCAGCGAGGGGCAGGTCTTCCTCAGTGAGAGCTGTGTGAAG CGGCTGCTGGAGATCATAGAAGGCTCAGAGTTTCtcaggctgcaggtggaaggAGGTGGCTGCTCTGGATTCCAGTACAAGTTTTCCTTAGACACAGTTATCAATCCTGATGATAG ggTCTTTGAACAAGGTGGTGCGCGTGTGGTCGTGGATGTGGACAGCTTGGCCTTTGTGAAGGGTTCTATGGTGGACTACAGCCAGGAGCTGATTCGCAGCTCCTTCCAGGTGGTGAGCAACCCCCAGGCAGAGAAGGGTTGCTCATGTGGGACTTCCTTCTCCGTCAAATTCTGA
- the NPC2 gene encoding NPC intracellular cholesterol transporter 2, whose protein sequence is MVLSPLALLLALAAAALAEPLRFVDCGSKDGSIQEVNVSPCPTQPCLLHKGTSYSINVTFASKIESQGSKARVYGEMLHVDIPFPIPEPDGCKSGIQCPIQKGHSYSYLNKLPVKSEYPSIKLIVKWELVDDQDQMLFCWKIPVQITS, encoded by the exons atggTGCTGTCCCCGCTCGCCCTGCTCCTGGCgctggccgccgccgccctggCCGAGCCCCTTCGCTTCGTCGACTGCG GTTCCAAAGACGGCAGCATCCAAGAGGTGAACGTGAGCCCCtgccccacgcagccctgcctgctccacaAAGGGACATCCTACAGCATCAACGTCACCTTCGCCAGCA AGATCGAGAGCCAGGGCAGCAAAGCGAGGGTGTACGGCGAGATGCTGCATGTGGATATACCCTTTCCCATTCCTGAGCCTGATGGATGCAAGTCTGGGATCCAGTGCCCCATTCAGAAGGGCCATTCCTACAGCTACCTGAACAAACTCCCCGTGAAGAGCGAGTACCCCAGT aTTAAGCTGATTGTGAAGTGGGAGCTGGTGGATGACCAGGACCAGATGTTGTTCTGCTGGAAGATACCAGTACAGATCACCAGCTGA